From Campylobacter concisus, a single genomic window includes:
- a CDS encoding flavocytochrome c, whose product MKNSGLSRRDFVKFSAIGATALGMGATNLMASPMNEKDVKWDEEYDVVIIGSGFAALAAGVTSAKKGNKVVLIEKMGRTGGNSVINGGIFAVPNSDMQKKAGIKDSTELFIKDCLKAGRGINHVDLLAKIGERAQDAYKLTLDCGAKYIDQITHAGGHSVPRSLQTEVGSGAGIVLPMTATFEKLEGASIKKRTKFDDFVFDDKGAVVGVIVRENYKFDGNLMSDDVENKGGDTKYIKAKKGVVLAAGGFCRDKIFRRLQDPRITPETDSTNQPGSTAGALLAAFRAGAYPVQPSWIQYGPWGCADETGFGVGSMFNVNGAFPFGISVNPRTGKRYMNELADRRTRTEAMFKVIHEKGEDDKNFPINFCDSRALPHMLPAHYEKAIAAGICKKFDTLDALAAEYKIPVDELKKTVARYNEFVKKGVDEDFGKPVVATTTKGIDISVPPFYAERGTPKVHHTMGGLNINTKAQVMNSQTAMPIPNLYAAGEITGGVHGASRLGSVAITDCLTFGMIAAETIG is encoded by the coding sequence ATGAAAAATTCAGGTTTATCTAGAAGAGATTTTGTCAAATTTAGCGCTATCGGAGCCACGGCACTTGGCATGGGCGCTACAAATTTAATGGCCAGCCCAATGAACGAAAAAGATGTCAAATGGGACGAAGAGTATGACGTAGTCATCATCGGCTCAGGCTTTGCAGCTCTTGCAGCAGGTGTGACATCAGCTAAAAAGGGCAACAAAGTCGTCTTGATCGAAAAGATGGGCCGCACAGGTGGCAACTCTGTCATCAACGGCGGAATTTTTGCCGTTCCAAACAGCGACATGCAAAAGAAAGCTGGTATCAAAGATAGCACAGAGCTATTTATCAAAGACTGCTTGAAAGCAGGACGCGGCATCAACCACGTTGATCTTTTGGCGAAGATCGGCGAGAGAGCGCAAGATGCTTACAAACTTACACTTGATTGTGGTGCAAAATATATCGATCAGATCACTCACGCAGGCGGTCACTCAGTGCCAAGAAGCCTTCAAACAGAGGTCGGCAGTGGCGCTGGCATTGTGCTTCCTATGACTGCGACATTTGAAAAATTAGAAGGCGCATCGATCAAAAAAAGGACAAAATTTGATGATTTCGTCTTTGACGACAAGGGCGCAGTTGTGGGCGTCATAGTCAGAGAAAACTACAAATTTGATGGCAATTTGATGAGTGATGATGTCGAAAACAAAGGCGGCGATACAAAATATATAAAAGCTAAAAAGGGCGTTGTACTAGCAGCTGGTGGCTTTTGTAGAGATAAAATTTTTAGACGCCTTCAAGATCCAAGGATCACACCTGAGACAGACTCGACAAACCAACCAGGCTCAACAGCTGGCGCGCTTTTAGCGGCATTTAGAGCGGGCGCTTATCCAGTTCAGCCAAGCTGGATCCAGTATGGACCTTGGGGATGTGCCGATGAGACAGGCTTTGGCGTGGGATCTATGTTTAACGTAAATGGCGCTTTCCCATTTGGAATTTCAGTCAATCCAAGAACTGGCAAACGCTATATGAACGAGCTAGCTGACCGCAGGACAAGAACTGAAGCGATGTTTAAAGTCATCCATGAAAAAGGCGAAGATGATAAAAACTTCCCTATCAACTTCTGCGACTCAAGAGCCCTTCCTCACATGCTCCCAGCTCACTATGAAAAGGCTATCGCAGCTGGAATTTGCAAGAAATTTGACACACTTGATGCTTTGGCAGCTGAGTATAAGATCCCAGTTGATGAGCTCAAAAAAACGGTCGCAAGATACAACGAATTTGTCAAAAAAGGCGTTGATGAGGACTTTGGCAAGCCAGTTGTTGCGACTACGACAAAGGGCATTGATATCTCGGTTCCGCCATTTTACGCAGAGCGTGGCACACCAAAAGTTCACCACACAATGGGCGGCCTAAATATCAACACAAAAGCCCAAGTCATGAACTCTCAAACAGCTATGCCTATACCAAATTTATATGCAGCTGGCGAGATCACTGGTGGCGTTCACGGAGCCAGCCGTCTGGGATCAGTTGCTATAACTGATTGCTTGACATTTGGTATGATCGCTGCTGAGACTATCGGCTAA
- the rpsT gene encoding 30S ribosomal protein S20, with protein sequence MANHKSAEKRARQTIKRTERNRFYRTRLKNITKAVRVAVEAKDLNAANEALKVANKSIHSFVSRGFLKKQTAARRVSRLAQLVNTLKAA encoded by the coding sequence ATGGCAAACCATAAATCTGCTGAAAAAAGAGCTAGACAAACTATAAAAAGAACTGAGAGAAATAGATTTTACCGCACTAGACTTAAAAACATCACAAAAGCAGTGCGTGTAGCTGTAGAAGCTAAAGATCTAAATGCTGCAAATGAAGCTTTAAAAGTTGCTAACAAAAGCATCCACAGCTTCGTAAGTAGAGGCTTTTTGAAGAAACAAACTGCTGCTCGTCGCGTTAGTCGTCTTGCACAATTAGTAAATACTCTAAAAGCTGCTTAA
- a CDS encoding TOBE domain-containing protein: MSISARNQLNVEISEVRTGAVNSLIAGKLAGGEVLKATITVDSEKALDLKVGKKAIFLFKASSVIVSKDDSIKLSATNQIKGVVSEIKDGAVNAEVIIDVNGSKISAIITRESVQSLALKAGDKVTAIIKATQIIVGVK, translated from the coding sequence ATGTCAATAAGTGCAAGGAATCAACTAAATGTTGAGATATCAGAAGTAAGAACAGGTGCGGTAAATTCGCTAATAGCTGGCAAACTAGCAGGTGGTGAGGTGCTAAAAGCAACTATTACAGTTGATAGCGAGAAAGCTCTTGATCTTAAAGTTGGCAAAAAAGCTATCTTTTTATTCAAAGCTTCAAGCGTTATCGTTTCAAAAGATGACAGCATCAAACTTAGCGCAACAAACCAAATCAAAGGCGTTGTTAGCGAGATAAAAGACGGAGCTGTAAATGCTGAAGTTATTATCGATGTAAATGGCAGCAAAATTTCAGCTATCATCACAAGAGAGTCAGTTCAAAGCCTAGCTTTAAAAGCGGGAGATAAAGTAACTGCGATCATTAAAGCAACTCAAATCATAGTTGGCGTAAAATAA
- a CDS encoding replication/maintenance protein RepL: MKEQIYKALLGEKKVEIINLLCELSDENGFIMLKISDICEKLNVSKPTVISTFKLLEEKKIFERIKNGVYRFKNL; this comes from the coding sequence GTGAAAGAGCAAATTTACAAAGCGCTTCTTGGCGAGAAAAAGGTAGAGATCATAAATTTACTTTGCGAGCTGAGCGATGAAAATGGCTTTATCATGCTTAAAATTTCAGACATTTGCGAGAAGCTAAATGTGAGCAAACCAACCGTGATAAGCACGTTTAAGCTGCTTGAAGAGAAGAAAATTTTTGAGCGAATAAAAAACGGGGTTTATAGATTTAAAAATTTATAG
- the lspA gene encoding signal peptidase II: MRKSLVKFFIAFFLIFIVNQAIKMIFIDGFSWEGEFFSLVLTYNKGVAFSMFAFLDEWLKFIQIALILGVFVYLVVEKKLLCSHAIWLGALLGAGSSNITDRFIHGGVVDYVFWHKWFNFAVFNFADVMIDLCVVMILWQSFIKRRESGK; this comes from the coding sequence ATGCGTAAAAGCTTAGTTAAATTTTTCATCGCGTTTTTTCTCATTTTTATCGTTAATCAAGCGATAAAAATGATATTTATAGATGGTTTTTCGTGGGAGGGCGAGTTTTTCTCGCTAGTTCTTACATATAATAAGGGCGTTGCATTTTCGATGTTTGCCTTTTTAGATGAGTGGCTTAAATTTATCCAGATAGCTCTCATTTTAGGCGTTTTTGTCTATCTAGTCGTTGAAAAAAAACTGCTTTGCTCGCATGCCATTTGGCTTGGAGCTTTGCTAGGAGCTGGCAGCTCAAATATCACAGATAGATTTATCCATGGCGGCGTCGTGGATTATGTCTTTTGGCACAAGTGGTTTAACTTTGCGGTCTTTAACTTCGCTGATGTGATGATCGATCTTTGCGTGGTGATGATACTTTGGCAAAGTTTTATAAAAAGGAGAGAGAGTGGGAAATAA
- a CDS encoding diacylglycerol kinase, with product MRNQPTYKFFKNFGYAREGLAEIFKNEKSFRIEICIFLIATISLFFWKFDLIFNLFLIFSMAFVLVCECLNSGLERVTDLASPDYHALAKAAKDAGSAAVMIANFLCGALWCVAIGYKIWG from the coding sequence ATGAGAAACCAGCCAACGTATAAATTTTTTAAAAATTTTGGCTACGCAAGAGAGGGTTTGGCTGAAATTTTTAAAAACGAAAAGAGCTTTCGCATAGAAATTTGTATATTTTTGATAGCTACGATCTCGCTATTTTTTTGGAAATTTGACCTTATTTTTAATCTATTTTTAATCTTTAGCATGGCATTTGTGCTAGTTTGCGAGTGCTTAAACTCGGGCCTAGAGCGAGTGACTGATCTTGCAAGCCCAGACTATCACGCCCTAGCAAAGGCGGCAAAAGACGCTGGAAGTGCGGCTGTGATGATCGCAAATTTCTTATGTGGCGCGCTTTGGTGCGTGGCGATAGGATATAAAATTTGGGGCTAG
- a CDS encoding NINE protein gives MGNNIYVAYVLWLLTGWLGAHRIYLGKFITGFLMMGLFFIGYSLQIILIGYLFLAIWGIWWIIDAFLVGAYVEKNLQKAELKERLKLKDKEDDLKRLYELFESGAISKAEFEARKEILFR, from the coding sequence GTGGGAAATAATATCTACGTCGCATACGTGCTTTGGTTACTTACTGGCTGGCTTGGGGCGCATAGAATTTACCTTGGTAAATTTATCACTGGCTTTTTGATGATGGGACTATTTTTTATCGGTTACTCTTTGCAAATCATCCTCATTGGTTATTTATTCTTAGCTATTTGGGGCATTTGGTGGATCATCGATGCATTTTTAGTTGGTGCTTATGTCGAGAAAAATTTACAAAAGGCCGAGCTAAAAGAGAGACTAAAACTAAAAGATAAAGAGGACGACTTAAAAAGGCTTTACGAGCTTTTTGAGAGTGGTGCGATCAGCAAGGCTGAATTTGAAGCTAGAAAAGAGATACTTTTTAGATAA
- the glmM gene encoding phosphoglucosamine mutase, translating into MKLFGTDGVRGKAGEKLSAQTSMRLAMAAGIYFRKTSATNVILVGKDTRKSGYMIETAIVAGLTAVGYNVLQIGPMPTPAIAFLTENMRCDAGIMISASHNPYYDNGIKFFDSFGNKLDEKIEAEIEKIFYDDELIANAQKTMTEIGANKRIDDVIGRYIVQIKNSFPKELNLKNLRVVLDVANGAAYKVAPTVFSELGADVIVINDEPNGSNINQNCGALHPEDLASEVKRLRADIGFAFDGDADRLVVVDENGEVVHGDAILGSLAAFLHEQKALKGGAIVATVMSNAALDDYLKAHKIKLLRSNVGDKYVLEMMKENGINFGGEQSGHVIFNDYAKTGDGLVTSMQVVAMMLKKGKKASEIFGELKPYPQILLNLKITEKKPLDKIEGLKELEASLAKEGIRSLFRYSGTENLIRLLLEGKNQTLVEKRMDEVEKFFVKALNA; encoded by the coding sequence ATGAAACTATTTGGAACGGATGGAGTTCGTGGAAAAGCTGGCGAGAAGCTTTCAGCTCAAACATCTATGCGTCTTGCTATGGCAGCTGGAATTTATTTTAGAAAGACTTCAGCGACAAATGTGATTTTGGTTGGAAAAGATACTAGAAAAAGCGGTTATATGATAGAGACTGCCATTGTTGCGGGGCTGACCGCAGTTGGTTACAACGTCCTTCAAATAGGCCCTATGCCAACACCTGCAATCGCATTTTTAACAGAAAATATGCGCTGTGACGCTGGTATCATGATAAGCGCTTCACACAACCCATACTACGATAACGGCATCAAATTTTTTGATAGCTTTGGTAACAAGCTTGATGAAAAAATAGAAGCTGAGATAGAGAAAATTTTCTATGACGACGAGCTCATCGCGAATGCCCAAAAGACAATGACGGAGATCGGAGCAAACAAGAGAATTGACGACGTTATCGGCAGATATATCGTGCAGATCAAAAATTCATTCCCAAAAGAGTTAAATTTAAAGAATTTACGAGTAGTTTTAGACGTGGCAAACGGAGCTGCTTACAAGGTCGCACCAACTGTATTTAGCGAGCTTGGAGCTGACGTCATCGTTATAAACGACGAGCCAAATGGTAGCAACATTAACCAAAACTGTGGCGCGCTTCATCCAGAGGATCTAGCAAGCGAAGTAAAAAGGCTTCGTGCTGACATCGGCTTTGCATTTGACGGCGATGCTGATAGGCTTGTCGTTGTCGATGAAAACGGCGAAGTTGTGCATGGCGACGCGATACTTGGCTCACTTGCAGCATTTTTACACGAGCAAAAGGCGCTAAAAGGTGGGGCCATCGTGGCTACGGTGATGAGTAACGCCGCACTTGATGACTATCTAAAAGCTCACAAGATCAAGCTACTTCGCTCAAACGTAGGCGATAAATACGTACTTGAGATGATGAAAGAAAATGGTATAAATTTTGGCGGCGAGCAAAGCGGTCACGTCATATTTAACGACTACGCCAAGACTGGCGACGGCCTTGTTACTTCGATGCAAGTAGTTGCTATGATGCTTAAAAAAGGTAAAAAAGCTAGTGAAATTTTTGGCGAGCTAAAGCCGTATCCACAAATTTTACTAAATTTAAAGATCACAGAGAAAAAGCCACTTGATAAGATAGAGGGGCTAAAAGAGCTTGAGGCTAGCCTCGCAAAAGAGGGCATAAGATCACTCTTTAGATACTCTGGCACTGAAAATTTGATCAGACTTTTGCTTGAGGGTAAAAATCAAACTTTAGTTGAAAAACGCATGGATGAAGTTGAGAAATTTTTTGTAAAAGCCCTAAATGCGTAA
- the prfA gene encoding peptide chain release factor 1: MFADKLHPFLDRYNEISTLLSDPNIANDIEKMTKLSKEQSSIEPVATAAKKYLQILNDIDENKALLEDSELGELAKEELKNLEISREKLEEEIKILLLPKDPNDDKNIFLEIRAGTGGDEAALFVGDLFNAYIRYAELRGYRFEIVSQSEGNTGGFKEIIVLIKGKGAYSRLKFEGGTHRVQRVPETESQGRVHTSAVTVAIMPEVEDSEIEINPNDIRVDVMRSSGHGGQSVNTTDSAVRITHIPTGLVVTNQDGKSQHKNKEAAMKVLKARLYELQEQERLAKETSERKSQVGTGDRSGRIRTYNYPQNRISDHRINLTLYRLDAIMAAGLFDEIIEPLITHYQAEAMLEAGI; encoded by the coding sequence ATGTTTGCTGATAAACTTCATCCATTTTTGGATCGCTATAATGAAATTTCTACGCTTCTTAGCGATCCAAATATAGCAAACGATATCGAAAAGATGACAAAGCTCTCAAAAGAGCAGTCATCTATCGAGCCAGTCGCAACTGCTGCAAAAAAATATCTACAAATTCTAAATGACATCGACGAGAACAAAGCCCTACTTGAGGACTCTGAGCTTGGCGAACTTGCAAAAGAAGAGCTTAAAAATTTAGAAATTTCAAGAGAGAAGCTTGAAGAAGAGATCAAAATTTTACTTCTTCCAAAAGATCCAAACGATGATAAAAATATATTTTTAGAAATTCGCGCAGGTACTGGCGGCGACGAGGCTGCACTATTTGTTGGAGATCTTTTTAACGCTTACATCAGATATGCAGAGCTTCGTGGATATAGATTTGAGATCGTTAGCCAAAGCGAGGGCAACACTGGCGGCTTTAAAGAGATTATCGTGCTTATAAAGGGCAAGGGTGCTTACTCGAGGCTAAAATTTGAAGGTGGCACGCATAGGGTTCAGCGTGTGCCAGAGACTGAGAGTCAGGGCAGGGTGCATACTTCAGCTGTGACTGTGGCTATCATGCCAGAGGTCGAGGATAGTGAGATCGAAATCAATCCAAATGATATAAGGGTCGATGTGATGAGAAGCTCAGGCCATGGCGGTCAGTCAGTAAATACAACTGATAGCGCCGTTAGGATCACACATATACCAACAGGCCTTGTTGTCACAAACCAAGATGGCAAGAGCCAACATAAAAATAAAGAAGCTGCGATGAAGGTGCTAAAGGCTAGACTTTATGAGCTTCAAGAGCAAGAGAGGCTTGCAAAAGAGACTAGTGAGCGAAAGAGTCAAGTTGGCACTGGGGATCGTTCTGGCAGGATAAGGACATACAACTATCCGCAAAACCGTATAAGCGATCACCGTATAAATTTAACACTGTATCGCCTTGATGCGATTATGGCTGCAGGATTATTTGACGAGATTATTGAGCCACTTATTACGCATTATCAAGCAGAAGCTATGCTAGAAGCTGGTATTTAA